The proteins below are encoded in one region of Drosophila santomea strain STO CAGO 1482 chromosome 3R, Prin_Dsan_1.1, whole genome shotgun sequence:
- the LOC120451092 gene encoding larval cuticle protein A1A, with the protein MLKISLLSAVLGIAYAGVIGPGPYYGGPAGPGPLHHYGGYAPQHGPLPGPYVAPKPAAPEPYDPDPKYSFGYDIQDGYTGDLKSQHETRHGDVVKGSYSVVDPDGTKRTVDYTADPHHGFNAVVRKEPLAYKAPAHLAPVIAPAPAPVPAHYGPAPAPPLPPVPKAPLLSYPLALGPYHRAAPAPAPAPGPAPAPAPAPVSVPVATPVLPSAHFHAAYPALAHSPYAHYPAPGSAPAPVDPHAYYHH; encoded by the exons ATGCTGAAG ATTTCCCTACTGAGCGCCGTGCTCGGCATCGCCTATGCGGGCGTGATTGGACCCGGACCATACTACGGCGGTCCAGCTGGTCCCGGACCGCTGCACCACTATGGAGGATATGCTCCGCAGCACGGGCCTCTGCCTGGTCCCTATGTGGCACCTAAGCCGGCAGCTCCCGAACCCTACGATCCCGACCCGAAGTATTCCTTTGGTTATGACATCCAGGATGGCTACACAGGTGATCTGAAGTCACAGCATGAGACGCGCCACGGAGATGTGGTGAAGGGCAGCTACTCGGTTGTGGATCCGGATGGCACCAAACGCACCGTTGACTACACGGCGGATCCCCATCACGGATTCAATGCGGTGGTTCGCAAGGAGCCGCTGGCCTACAAGGCACCAGCCCACCTGGCACCTGTCATTGCACCTGCACCCGCTCCAGTGCCGGCTCATTACGGCCCAGCTCCGGCTCCTCCACTTCCGCCGGTGCCCAAGGCTCCTCTGCTTTCGTATCCCCTAGCCTTGGGACCTTACCACCGGGCTGCTcctgcaccagcaccagcacctggtcccgctcctgctcctgctccagctccggTGTCTGTGCCTGTGGCTACTCCAGTCCTGCCCTCAGCCCACTTCCATGCCGCCTACCCCGCCCTGGCCCACAGCCCCTATGCTCACTATCCGGCTCCTGGATCAGCCCCCGCTCCAGTGGACCCCCATGCCTACTACCATCACTGA